A part of Pristiophorus japonicus isolate sPriJap1 chromosome 15, sPriJap1.hap1, whole genome shotgun sequence genomic DNA contains:
- the LOC139225923 gene encoding serotonin N-acetyltransferase-like, giving the protein MTATSASPFLKPFALRYSAGSSPRSGRRHTLPANEFRNLSLTDAISVFEIEREAFISVSGECPLHMDEVRHFLELCPELSLGWFEEGRLVAFVIGSGWDKDKLSQDAMTIHIPGGSTVHIHVLAVHHRCRQQGKGSIILWRYLQYLRCLPTVKRAVLMCEDFLIAFYQKAGFKKIGPSGIAVGPLTFTEMEYTLGGGAYLRRNSGC; this is encoded by the exons ATGACAGCAACCAGCGCCTCGCCGTTCCTCAAGCCCTTTGCTTTGAGATACTCAGCGGGTTCGAGCCCGCGAAGCGGCAGGCGTCACACCCTCCCAGCCAACGAGTTCCGCAACCTCAGCCTGACCGACGCGATCAGCGTCTTCGAGATCGAGCGGGAAG CCTTTATTTCTGTCTCTGGAGAGTGTCCTTTGCACATGGATGAAGTGAGACATTTTCTTGAACTGTGCCCCGAGTTATCCCTTGGCTGGTTTGAAGAGGGGAGGCTCGTAGCCTTTGTTATTGGCTCTGGATGGGACAAGGACAAATTGTCACAG GATGCGATGACCATTCACATTccaggaggttccactgtccacatCCACGTCCTGGCTGTTCACCACAGGTGCCGACAGCAGGGGAAAGGTTCAATCATTTTGTGGCGATACTTACAATATTTACGGTGTCTCCCCACTGTCAAACGAGCTGTTCTCATGTGTGAAGACTTCTTGATCGCATTCTACCAGAAAGCTGGCTTTAAAAAGATTGGACCTTCTGGTATCGCAGTGGGTCCCCTCACATTTACAGAAATGGAATACACTCTCGGAGGAGGAGCTTACCTGCGGAGGAACAGTGGCTGCTAA